In Corynebacterium guangdongense, one DNA window encodes the following:
- a CDS encoding DUF3039 domain-containing protein: protein MSADTTTKTIERPDTRTTTSTGDDTPKFFHYVKKNQMTESAVTGKMVVALCGETFPVTKQAKPGSPVCPDCERIYRGLRKK from the coding sequence ATGAGTGCGGATACGACGACCAAGACAATCGAGCGTCCCGACACCCGGACGACCACGAGCACCGGTGACGACACCCCGAAGTTCTTCCATTACGTCAAGAAGAACCAGATGACGGAGTCCGCCGTGACCGGCAAGATGGTCGTGGCCCTGTGTGGCGAGACCTTCCCGGTGACCAAGCAGGCCAAGCCCGGCTCCCCGGTGTGCCCGGACTGCGAGCGCATCTACAGGGGGCTGCGCAAGAAGTGA
- a CDS encoding DUF3099 domain-containing protein has product MSDHNHPQDEPVEHIDGEAVERPPKRIRPWVGRTPAALITDATQTVSQHRHQREVVYTILQVLRIPLLALAMVMWGVYGQWGVGLLLLMISVPLPGLAVVFANEKASKRDRRSQSVYKPGQARLAQQRHQQLSAPTQPELEAPETIDEVKDEDERPEHH; this is encoded by the coding sequence ATGAGCGATCACAACCACCCCCAGGATGAGCCCGTCGAGCATATCGACGGCGAGGCGGTGGAGCGTCCCCCGAAGCGGATTCGCCCATGGGTGGGCCGCACCCCCGCCGCCCTCATCACCGATGCGACCCAGACCGTGTCCCAGCACCGTCACCAGCGGGAGGTCGTCTACACGATCCTGCAGGTGCTGCGTATTCCGCTCCTGGCGTTGGCAATGGTGATGTGGGGGGTCTACGGCCAGTGGGGGGTGGGTCTGCTGCTGCTGATGATCTCGGTGCCGCTTCCGGGACTGGCGGTGGTCTTCGCCAACGAGAAGGCCAGCAAACGTGACCGGCGTTCCCAATCGGTGTACAAACCGGGCCAGGCCCGCCTGGCGCAGCAGCGGCACCAGCAGCTCAGCGCCCCCACGCAACCGGAGCTCGAGGCCCCGGAGACGATCGACGAAGTTAAGGATGAGGATGAACGACCTGAACATCACTGA
- a CDS encoding DUF7782 domain-containing protein: MRMNDLNITEAARAIGVAFRRAGLTTSGLASALGPGPLAALHRGEPGAVRWALGARTDGQAGLIRAFILRDPIAPAELDRLVGTPVVEQLTDVLATEGERVRLLIDVRPHVIDGVERLVVSDADASMTAHVPGPEHVLGVGAASLSLLGSTPTSPVDSVLDLGTGSGIQLLGQTRAAASLTAIDVHPRAIALAEATLAANELDGVELLTGSWFEPVSGRRFDRIVSNPPFVVGLPEVGHVYRDSGLNLDGASELVVSSAPGYLVEGGTAHLLAAWIHPTDGSWRQRLASWIPERGVDAWILQRDLADPQLYVGTWLKDESLDPRSLESAARAEAWLNHFAEHDVAGIGFGFVALRNIGDRPSEVVIEEIPQHFDDPLGPEVEEYFARTAWLRDADRGHIADTRFRLRPGVAREEIAVTDEETGMGFAPAALRLTRTDGPRFTHEVDEALAAIVAGLHPDGLPLAEVVGIYAAACGLDDDRAEELLEQAVGAAVDLVRHGFLIPAELMED, translated from the coding sequence ATGAGGATGAACGACCTGAACATCACTGAGGCGGCCCGCGCGATCGGCGTGGCTTTTCGCCGGGCAGGCTTGACGACGTCCGGCCTGGCGTCCGCCCTGGGCCCGGGGCCCCTGGCGGCCCTGCACCGCGGCGAGCCCGGCGCCGTGCGCTGGGCCCTGGGCGCCCGCACCGACGGGCAGGCCGGGCTCATCCGCGCCTTCATCCTGCGCGACCCGATCGCCCCCGCCGAACTCGACCGCCTGGTCGGCACGCCCGTCGTGGAACAGCTCACTGACGTCCTCGCGACCGAGGGCGAGCGGGTGCGTCTGCTCATCGATGTTCGTCCACACGTCATCGACGGCGTCGAGCGCCTGGTGGTCTCCGACGCCGACGCCTCCATGACCGCACATGTGCCGGGTCCCGAGCACGTCCTGGGCGTCGGGGCCGCCAGCCTCAGCCTGCTGGGTTCGACCCCGACCTCGCCGGTGGACTCCGTGCTTGATCTCGGCACCGGTTCCGGGATCCAGCTGCTCGGCCAGACCCGCGCCGCCGCCTCGTTGACGGCCATCGACGTCCATCCCCGGGCCATCGCCCTGGCGGAGGCGACGCTGGCGGCCAACGAACTTGACGGTGTGGAGCTGCTGACCGGCTCCTGGTTCGAGCCGGTGTCCGGCCGCCGCTTCGACCGCATCGTCTCCAATCCTCCGTTCGTCGTGGGGCTGCCGGAGGTCGGCCACGTCTACCGCGACTCCGGACTCAACCTCGACGGCGCCAGCGAGCTGGTCGTCTCCTCCGCGCCCGGGTACCTCGTCGAGGGTGGCACCGCGCACCTGCTGGCCGCCTGGATCCATCCGACTGACGGCTCCTGGCGCCAGCGCCTGGCGTCCTGGATCCCGGAGCGCGGGGTCGACGCGTGGATTCTCCAGCGGGACCTGGCCGATCCTCAGCTCTACGTGGGCACCTGGCTCAAGGACGAGTCCCTGGATCCGCGCTCCCTCGAATCCGCCGCGCGCGCCGAGGCCTGGCTCAACCACTTCGCCGAGCACGACGTCGCCGGCATCGGCTTCGGCTTCGTCGCACTGCGCAACATCGGCGATCGCCCCTCCGAGGTCGTCATCGAGGAAATCCCCCAGCACTTCGACGATCCGCTCGGTCCCGAGGTCGAGGAGTACTTCGCCCGGACCGCCTGGCTCCGGGACGCCGACCGCGGCCACATCGCCGACACCCGGTTCCGGCTGCGCCCCGGCGTCGCCCGGGAGGAGATCGCCGTCACCGACGAGGAGACCGGGATGGGCTTCGCCCCGGCCGCGCTGCGCCTGACCCGGACCGACGGCCCCCGCTTCACCCACGAGGTCGACGAGGCGCTGGCCGCCATCGTGGCCGGACTCCACCCGGACGGGCTGCCGTTGGCCGAGGTCGTCGGTATTTATGCGGCCGCCTGCGGACTCGACGACGACCGCGCCGAGGAACTGTTGGAGCAGGCCGTCGGCGCGGCCGTCGACCTGGTGCGCCACGGATTCCTTATCCCGGCCGAGCTGATGGAGGACTGA
- the dtd gene encoding D-aminoacyl-tRNA deacylase, protein MKAVLMRVTEATVTVDGEIVGAITAPVTGGLLALVGVHREDTEEDVDTMVRKIAELRILDGEVNVVDARAPVLLVSQFTLQGRTAKGRRPSWTDAAPGEVAQPRFEEVAAGLRSRGLEVETGRFGALMKVASVNDGPFTVLVDTR, encoded by the coding sequence ATGAAGGCGGTGCTGATGCGGGTCACCGAGGCCACGGTGACCGTCGACGGCGAGATCGTCGGAGCGATTACGGCTCCCGTGACCGGTGGACTGCTCGCTCTGGTCGGGGTGCACCGCGAGGACACCGAGGAGGACGTGGACACGATGGTCCGCAAGATCGCGGAGCTGCGGATCCTTGACGGGGAGGTCAACGTCGTCGACGCCCGGGCGCCCGTACTGCTCGTCAGCCAGTTCACGCTCCAGGGCCGGACCGCGAAGGGACGGCGCCCCTCGTGGACCGATGCCGCGCCGGGTGAGGTCGCCCAGCCACGGTTTGAGGAGGTGGCGGCTGGACTGCGCTCCCGGGGCCTGGAGGTGGAGACCGGCCGTTTCGGCGCGCTGATGAAGGTTGCCTCGGTCAACGACGGCCCCTTCACCGTTCTGGTGGACACCCGCTGA
- a CDS encoding sigma-70 family RNA polymerase sigma factor, with product MTSPSSQDFSENTQNGEEKVDRRSRRNQTNDNPSADLVRVYLNGIGRTALLNAEEEVDLAQQIEVGLYAQHLLDDPDAKLTRAQKRDYKILARQGRKARSHLLEANLRLVVSLAKRYTGRGMPLLDLIQEGNLGLIRAMEKFDYAKGFKFSTYATWWIRQAITRGMADQSRTIRLPVHLVEQVNKLSRIKRELYQNLGREATNEELADESGIEESKIEMLLRQSRDPVSLDMPVGADEEAPLGDFIEDAEATDAESAVVASLRHSDIRDVIGTLEQREQDVIRLRYGLDDGVPRTLDQIGRKFGLSRERVRQIEREVMSKLRDGHRADRLRDYAL from the coding sequence ATGACATCACCATCCTCCCAGGATTTTTCCGAGAACACCCAGAACGGCGAAGAAAAGGTTGATCGCCGTTCGCGTCGCAATCAGACCAACGACAATCCGTCAGCAGACCTGGTGCGCGTGTATCTCAACGGCATCGGCCGCACGGCCCTGCTGAACGCCGAGGAGGAGGTCGATCTCGCCCAGCAGATCGAAGTCGGCCTGTATGCCCAGCACCTGCTGGACGATCCGGACGCCAAGCTGACCCGCGCCCAGAAGCGCGACTACAAGATCCTCGCCCGCCAGGGGCGCAAGGCCCGCTCCCACCTGCTGGAGGCCAACCTCCGTCTCGTGGTGTCGCTGGCCAAGCGATACACCGGCCGCGGCATGCCGTTGCTGGATCTCATCCAGGAGGGCAACCTCGGACTCATCCGCGCGATGGAGAAGTTCGACTACGCCAAGGGATTCAAGTTCTCCACCTACGCCACCTGGTGGATCCGGCAGGCCATCACCCGTGGCATGGCCGACCAGTCGCGCACCATCCGCCTCCCGGTGCACCTGGTAGAGCAGGTCAACAAGCTCTCCCGCATCAAGCGCGAGCTTTACCAGAACCTGGGCCGTGAGGCCACGAACGAGGAGCTGGCGGACGAGTCCGGCATCGAGGAATCGAAGATCGAGATGCTGCTTCGGCAGTCGCGTGACCCGGTGAGCCTGGACATGCCGGTCGGCGCGGACGAGGAAGCCCCGCTCGGGGACTTCATCGAGGACGCCGAGGCCACCGACGCCGAATCCGCGGTCGTCGCAAGTCTGCGCCACTCCGACATCCGGGACGTGATCGGCACGCTGGAACAGCGCGAACAGGACGTCATCCGGCTGCGCTATGGCCTCGACGACGGCGTCCCGCGCACCCTGGACCAGATCGGCCGCAAATTCGGGCTCTCGCGCGAGCGCGTGCGTCAGATCGAGCGGGAGGTCATGAGCAAGCTGCGCGACGGCCACCGCGCCGATCGCCTGCGCGATTACGCCCTCTAG
- a CDS encoding metal-dependent transcriptional regulator, which translates to MRELVDTTEMYLRTIYELEEEGITPLRARIAERLEQSGPTVSQTVARMERDGLLIVRPDRSLEMTESGRELATSVMRKHRLAELLLTDVLKLDIHQVHDEACRWEHVMSEEVERKVVELLPDVSRSPFGNPIPGLSELGVEVTEQPDAGVRAIDLKQSTPVRARIVQINEILQVDAAQFRALNEVGIVVGAQVDIVNRDFTVTITTESGATVELSDDLAHAVRVEKIDA; encoded by the coding sequence ATGAGGGAACTCGTCGACACCACCGAGATGTATCTTCGCACCATCTACGAACTGGAAGAGGAAGGCATCACTCCCCTGCGGGCCCGTATCGCCGAGCGCCTGGAGCAGTCGGGGCCGACCGTGTCCCAGACCGTCGCCCGCATGGAGCGGGACGGTCTGCTCATCGTCCGCCCGGACCGCAGCCTGGAGATGACCGAATCCGGCCGCGAACTGGCCACCTCCGTGATGCGCAAGCACCGCCTGGCCGAGCTGCTCCTGACTGACGTTCTCAAGCTGGACATCCACCAGGTCCATGACGAGGCCTGCCGCTGGGAGCACGTCATGAGCGAGGAGGTCGAGCGCAAGGTGGTCGAGCTGCTCCCCGACGTCTCCCGCTCCCCCTTCGGCAATCCGATCCCGGGACTGAGCGAGCTGGGCGTGGAGGTCACGGAGCAACCGGACGCGGGTGTGCGCGCCATCGACCTCAAGCAGTCGACGCCGGTGCGCGCCCGGATCGTCCAGATCAACGAGATCCTGCAGGTGGACGCCGCCCAGTTTCGCGCGCTCAATGAGGTCGGTATCGTCGTCGGTGCCCAGGTCGACATCGTCAACAGGGATTTCACCGTCACGATCACCACCGAGTCTGGTGCGACGGTGGAGCTTTCCGACGACCTCGCGCACGCCGTGCGCGTCGAGAAGATCGACGCCTAG
- the galE gene encoding UDP-glucose 4-epimerase GalE: protein MKLLVTGGAGYVGSVCAKVLLEAGHSVTVLDNLTTGNREAVPAEATFVQGDVPDMASEILADGGYDGVVHFAARSLVGESMEVPEEYWRDNVVATLGLLEAMRRHEVTNLVFSSTAATYGEPEQVPITEDMATNPTNPYGATKLAIDYAITSYAQAHGIGATSLRYFNVAGAYGEVGENRDVETHLIPLILQVALGHRDKIFIFGEDWPTPDGTCVRDYIHVRDLAHAHELALETNRPGSHRIYNLGSGDGYSVREVIDMCRTVTGHPIPAEVAPRRAGDPATLIASSRKIMEELGWDPQYTDLETIVTDAWAFTSQLGDRAHSARRARTVTPSR, encoded by the coding sequence GTGAAGCTGCTGGTCACCGGCGGAGCCGGCTACGTCGGAAGTGTGTGCGCAAAGGTACTCCTCGAAGCCGGGCATTCGGTCACCGTCCTCGACAACTTGACCACCGGAAACCGCGAGGCCGTTCCGGCCGAGGCAACCTTCGTCCAGGGCGACGTGCCGGACATGGCCAGCGAAATCCTCGCCGACGGCGGCTACGACGGCGTGGTCCACTTCGCCGCCCGCTCGCTGGTCGGCGAATCCATGGAGGTGCCCGAGGAGTACTGGCGCGACAACGTCGTCGCCACCCTCGGCCTGCTCGAGGCGATGCGTCGCCACGAGGTCACCAACCTCGTGTTCTCCTCCACCGCCGCCACCTACGGCGAACCGGAGCAGGTGCCGATCACGGAGGACATGGCCACCAACCCGACCAACCCCTACGGCGCCACCAAGCTGGCGATCGATTACGCGATCACCTCCTACGCCCAGGCGCACGGCATCGGCGCGACCAGTCTGCGCTACTTCAACGTGGCCGGCGCCTACGGGGAGGTAGGCGAGAACCGCGACGTCGAGACCCACCTCATTCCACTGATCCTGCAGGTGGCTCTCGGTCACCGCGACAAGATCTTCATCTTCGGCGAGGATTGGCCCACCCCCGACGGGACCTGCGTGCGCGACTACATCCACGTCCGCGACCTCGCTCACGCCCACGAGCTCGCGCTGGAAACCAACCGGCCCGGCAGCCACCGCATCTACAACCTCGGCTCGGGCGACGGCTACTCCGTGCGCGAGGTCATCGACATGTGCCGAACCGTCACCGGCCATCCGATCCCGGCCGAGGTCGCCCCGCGCCGCGCCGGCGACCCGGCGACGCTGATCGCCTCCTCGCGCAAGATCATGGAGGAGCTCGGCTGGGACCCGCAGTACACCGATCTGGAGACCATCGTCACCGACGCGTGGGCCTTCACCTCCCAGCTCGGCGACCGGGCCCACAGCGCCCGCCGGGCCCGGACCGTCACTCCCAGCCGCTGA
- a CDS encoding DUF4192 domain-containing protein → MTYRDTSQTETTAVLANPGPLIANLPAILGFYPQESLLMIGLDRLHPDSGRYALGPVLRVDLDDDCAFTALLDMAAAPGTPLDCDLLFAVIVSGDLDRGDAVAGALHAASGDRDLPIAGCWYVPEILAGETYSMVFGPAAPAETDPWTAGQLPEIVTTVAMDPWHRAGSLPEPTRAEAVEKLGPGNRRLSDADTALVQRLVEELVDPILARPCHRDDHRLLSLAVDAGYAIGEVDDVGDPAALTDAAEGDVELLASVGVALAHVRARDLALHTLVEAGPAAAPVLLAVARTFTGTVRANALCAYAVVQARRQLPMMAQHALMASMEEFPDHVLTGCLLEASLIGRLAEITESAVVESRRIAGRVASDCDGCGYGTISGWE, encoded by the coding sequence ATGACCTACCGAGACACCAGCCAGACAGAGACCACCGCCGTCCTCGCCAACCCCGGTCCGCTCATCGCCAATCTGCCCGCCATTCTCGGCTTCTACCCGCAGGAGTCTCTGCTGATGATCGGCCTCGACCGACTCCACCCCGACTCCGGCCGCTACGCCCTCGGACCCGTCCTGCGCGTCGACCTCGACGACGACTGCGCGTTCACCGCCCTCCTCGACATGGCCGCCGCGCCGGGAACGCCCCTGGACTGCGACCTTCTCTTCGCCGTCATCGTCAGTGGGGACCTGGATCGCGGCGATGCCGTCGCCGGGGCGCTCCACGCCGCCTCCGGGGACAGGGACCTGCCGATCGCCGGGTGCTGGTATGTCCCGGAGATCCTTGCCGGGGAGACCTACTCGATGGTTTTCGGACCCGCCGCACCCGCGGAAACCGACCCCTGGACGGCGGGGCAGCTCCCCGAGATCGTCACCACTGTGGCCATGGACCCGTGGCACCGCGCCGGGTCGTTGCCGGAGCCGACCCGGGCGGAGGCCGTCGAGAAGCTGGGGCCGGGCAACCGGCGCCTCTCCGACGCCGACACGGCCCTGGTGCAGCGACTGGTGGAGGAACTCGTCGATCCGATTCTCGCCCGGCCCTGTCACCGGGACGACCACCGGCTCCTGTCGTTGGCCGTCGACGCCGGGTACGCCATCGGCGAGGTCGATGACGTGGGCGACCCTGCGGCGCTCACCGACGCCGCCGAGGGCGACGTCGAGCTTCTGGCCTCCGTGGGCGTCGCGCTGGCTCATGTCCGGGCCCGCGACCTGGCCCTGCACACCCTCGTGGAGGCCGGCCCCGCCGCCGCACCCGTCCTGCTGGCCGTCGCCCGGACGTTCACCGGAACGGTCCGGGCCAATGCGCTGTGCGCCTATGCCGTGGTGCAGGCGCGGCGACAGCTGCCGATGATGGCCCAGCACGCCCTCATGGCGTCAATGGAGGAGTTCCCCGACCATGTGCTCACCGGGTGCCTGCTGGAGGCCTCGCTGATCGGTCGGCTCGCGGAGATCACGGAGTCGGCGGTGGTTGAGAGTCGCCGGATCGCGGGGCGGGTGGCCTCGGACTGCGACGGCTGTGGCTACGGGACGATCAGCGGCTGGGAGTGA
- a CDS encoding PAC2 family protein, which yields MSDENRMYELEYPSPEVGSDQADGPTMIIALQGYADAGHAIDGVSRHLRAALESATIASFSNDELIDYRSRRPAVTLEQDHLGEFTDLQLDIRVLRDANDKPFLLLSGPEPDFRWESFTQAVADLADKYRVGRTISLYASPMQVPHTRPMVVMAHGNSKDLVGDLVTWDARLTVPGAAALFIERELHKRGHNVGGFTAQVPHYLSQSPYPLATHQLLTAIQDATGLKFPLRSLEADIQRANQQLGQYMEANPEIMHLVHALEAQYDQELERYRQKHPDMRLPGEEAMPSGDELGAEFEAFLASIEDGTNAPEEPTSRGRGELNGPSSENIFPLGEDAGETDEDTDPGEDSGEGRRPE from the coding sequence ATGAGCGACGAAAACAGGATGTATGAGTTGGAGTACCCCTCCCCGGAGGTGGGTTCGGACCAGGCTGACGGTCCGACGATGATTATCGCTCTCCAGGGGTATGCGGACGCCGGTCACGCCATTGACGGGGTCTCCCGGCATCTGCGGGCCGCGCTGGAGTCGGCCACGATCGCTTCGTTCAGCAATGACGAACTGATTGATTATCGTTCCCGTCGGCCGGCGGTGACCCTGGAGCAGGATCATCTGGGGGAGTTCACCGATCTGCAACTGGACATCCGTGTGCTGCGCGACGCCAATGACAAGCCCTTCCTCCTGTTGTCGGGTCCGGAGCCGGATTTCCGCTGGGAGAGCTTCACCCAGGCGGTCGCGGACCTGGCCGACAAGTACCGGGTCGGGCGCACCATCAGCCTCTACGCCTCCCCAATGCAGGTGCCCCACACTCGTCCCATGGTGGTGATGGCGCACGGCAATTCCAAGGACCTGGTCGGGGATCTGGTGACCTGGGATGCCCGGCTCACCGTTCCCGGCGCGGCTGCGCTGTTCATCGAGCGGGAGCTGCACAAGCGCGGCCACAATGTGGGTGGCTTCACGGCGCAGGTGCCGCATTACCTCTCCCAGTCGCCGTACCCGCTGGCGACGCACCAGCTGCTGACCGCCATCCAGGACGCGACCGGGCTCAAGTTCCCGCTGCGCAGTCTGGAGGCGGACATTCAGCGGGCGAACCAGCAGCTGGGCCAGTACATGGAGGCCAACCCGGAGATCATGCATCTGGTCCACGCACTGGAGGCGCAGTACGACCAGGAGCTGGAGCGTTACCGCCAGAAGCATCCGGACATGCGTCTTCCCGGCGAAGAGGCGATGCCCTCGGGCGATGAGCTGGGTGCCGAGTTCGAGGCCTTCCTGGCCTCGATCGAGGACGGGACCAATGCCCCGGAGGAGCCGACCAGCCGGGGCCGCGGTGAGCTCAACGGCCCGTCGTCGGAAAACATCTTCCCGCTCGGTGAGGACGCCGGTGAGACCGATGAGGACACCGACCCCGGGGAGGACTCCGGCGAGGGCCGGCGCCCGGAGTAG
- a CDS encoding DEAD/DEAH box helicase, with the protein MTLAEMLPDLTDVPESLLDEAIWGSFLSWTRTRGISLYPAQEEASLGVLAGDNVILATPTGSGKSMVANAAHFIALAKGQRTFYTAPIKALVSEKFFALCEIFGPENVGMMTGDATVNGKAPIIAATAEIVANIALRDGADAAIDQVVMDEFHYYSEPDRGWAWQVPLLELPKAQFLLMSATLGDTAWLEKDLTARTGRATTYVGGSERPVPLDFHYVYSPVHETIEELLDAGKAPIYVVHFSQREATERAQAMTSLKIIDEETKQRIAAEIGDFKFTTTYGKELSKLLRRGIGVHHAGMLPKYRRLVEKLSQTGLLKVISGTDTLGVGINVPIRTVLMIGLAKYDGTRQRILKSREFHQIAGRAGRAGYDTEGTVVVEAPEHEIENVKLRIKATTDPKKAKKIRKKSAREGEVTWSEKTYERLTVAEPEQLNSQFRVSNSMLLNVLARHGETYEHMKHLLRTNHDTRSKQNADILTTLELFRGLLRAGLVKRHVKGRDIYGRTYHLVKELPRDFALNQPLGPFALAALSLLDPESETYTLDIISVFEAILDDPRQILKAQESAARGEEIARLKADGVEYTERMALIEEVTYPRPLEELLEQAFETFGEGNPWAKEFELSPKSIVRDMIEHAMTFSDLVATYSLARSEGVVLRYLTDAWRTLRNSVPAEYVTEELADIIEWLGALIKQVDSSLVDEWARMGDEDTPIDEETLQRELAFGVEDPEALTANPRAFTVMVRNLFFRLVEMFAFEREEQLEQIVGYLGDEAPDWAAALDDYFAEYADIDTTNAGRGREYFHVEKHDRRWTVRQTIKDPEGDNSFALVGVVDLDASDEAGEVRLEQLRVEQV; encoded by the coding sequence GTGACTCTCGCCGAAATGCTTCCTGACCTGACAGACGTTCCCGAGTCGCTTCTGGATGAAGCCATCTGGGGGAGCTTCCTCTCCTGGACGCGTACCCGGGGCATCAGCCTCTACCCGGCTCAGGAGGAGGCGTCCCTGGGGGTGCTGGCCGGTGACAACGTCATCCTGGCCACGCCCACGGGATCAGGCAAGTCGATGGTGGCCAACGCGGCGCACTTCATCGCCCTGGCCAAGGGGCAGCGCACGTTCTACACCGCGCCGATCAAGGCACTGGTGAGCGAGAAGTTTTTCGCACTGTGCGAGATCTTCGGACCCGAGAACGTCGGCATGATGACCGGTGACGCAACGGTAAACGGCAAGGCCCCCATCATTGCGGCGACCGCGGAGATCGTCGCCAACATCGCGCTGCGTGACGGCGCTGACGCGGCGATTGACCAGGTGGTCATGGACGAGTTCCACTACTACTCGGAACCCGACCGCGGTTGGGCGTGGCAGGTACCCCTGCTCGAGCTTCCGAAGGCGCAGTTCCTCCTCATGTCGGCGACCCTGGGTGACACCGCCTGGCTGGAAAAGGACCTCACCGCCCGCACCGGCCGTGCGACGACCTATGTCGGCGGTTCGGAGCGCCCCGTCCCCCTGGACTTCCACTACGTCTACTCCCCCGTGCACGAGACCATCGAGGAGCTTCTCGACGCCGGCAAGGCCCCGATCTATGTCGTGCACTTCTCCCAGCGGGAGGCCACTGAGCGTGCCCAGGCGATGACCAGCCTCAAGATCATCGACGAGGAGACCAAGCAGCGCATCGCCGCCGAGATCGGCGACTTCAAGTTCACCACCACCTACGGCAAAGAGCTGTCCAAACTGCTGCGCCGGGGCATCGGCGTGCACCACGCGGGCATGCTGCCGAAGTACCGACGACTGGTGGAGAAACTGTCGCAGACCGGACTGCTCAAGGTCATCTCCGGCACCGACACCCTGGGCGTGGGGATCAACGTGCCCATCCGCACTGTGCTGATGATTGGACTGGCCAAGTACGACGGCACGCGGCAGCGCATCCTCAAGTCCCGCGAGTTCCACCAGATCGCGGGCCGCGCCGGGCGGGCCGGTTATGACACCGAGGGCACCGTCGTGGTCGAGGCGCCGGAGCACGAGATCGAGAACGTCAAACTGCGCATCAAGGCGACCACGGATCCGAAGAAGGCGAAGAAGATTCGCAAGAAGTCCGCCCGCGAGGGCGAGGTCACCTGGTCGGAGAAGACCTATGAGCGGCTCACCGTCGCCGAGCCCGAGCAGCTGAACAGCCAGTTCAGGGTCTCCAACTCCATGTTGCTCAATGTGCTGGCCCGCCACGGCGAAACCTACGAGCACATGAAGCACCTGTTGCGCACGAACCACGACACGCGCAGCAAACAGAACGCCGACATTCTCACCACATTGGAGCTCTTCCGCGGCCTGCTGAGAGCGGGCCTGGTCAAGCGCCACGTCAAGGGCCGGGACATCTACGGACGCACCTACCACCTGGTCAAGGAACTGCCCCGGGACTTCGCGCTCAACCAGCCGCTGGGTCCCTTCGCCCTGGCTGCCCTGTCGCTGCTCGACCCGGAGAGCGAAACCTACACCCTCGACATCATCAGCGTCTTCGAGGCGATCCTCGACGACCCCCGGCAGATCCTCAAGGCGCAGGAGTCCGCCGCCCGGGGCGAGGAGATCGCCCGGCTCAAGGCGGACGGGGTGGAGTACACCGAGCGCATGGCGCTCATCGAGGAAGTCACCTACCCCAGGCCGCTGGAGGAGCTGCTCGAGCAGGCCTTCGAGACCTTCGGGGAGGGCAACCCCTGGGCCAAGGAGTTCGAGCTCTCCCCCAAGTCCATCGTCCGAGACATGATCGAACATGCGATGACCTTTTCCGACCTGGTCGCCACCTACTCCCTGGCGCGGTCGGAGGGGGTCGTGCTTCGCTACCTCACAGACGCCTGGCGCACGCTGCGCAATTCCGTCCCGGCCGAGTACGTCACGGAAGAACTCGCCGACATCATCGAGTGGCTCGGCGCGCTGATCAAGCAGGTCGACTCCTCGCTGGTCGACGAGTGGGCCCGGATGGGCGACGAGGACACCCCCATCGATGAGGAGACTCTCCAGCGCGAGCTGGCCTTCGGCGTCGAGGACCCGGAGGCGCTGACCGCCAATCCGCGAGCCTTCACGGTCATGGTCCGCAACCTCTTCTTCCGCCTGGTCGAAATGTTCGCCTTCGAGCGCGAGGAGCAGCTCGAGCAGATCGTCGGGTACCTCGGCGACGAGGCGCCCGACTGGGCAGCCGCCCTGGACGACTACTTCGCCGAGTACGCTGACATCGACACCACCAACGCCGGCCGCGGCCGTGAGTACTTCCACGTGGAAAAGCACGACCGTCGGTGGACGGTGCGCCAGACGATCAAGGATCCGGAGGGCGACAACTCCTTCGCACTGGTCGGGGTCGTCGATCTGGACGCCTCCGATGAGGCCGGGGAGGTCCGGCTCGAGCAGCTTCGGGTCGAGCAGGTGTGA